The genomic stretch ATCAAataatcttcatcatatgttgacAAGGTATGTGAAAACCAGAGTTTTAAGTAGATCCAACCAGTTATGTTTTAAACCATacatctctttatttttgcaagGATATCTCTGTAGATTCGGATCCGAGCCAATCATACGCTTTTGAAATCTGTGGAGAGATCTTACAAGAAAACTACAAGATCTAGCTTATACCACTTTCAATGCAACATTGTGGTGTACTCTTCATGGTAGAGACCGGTTCTGGTAAGACTGCTACCTATTTTGGCCATGCTAGCTTACATATCTAGATTGTCGCTTATGAGCTAAGATAATGAAACTGAGGGGACCTTACGCTGCGGTTGTAGAACTTACTCGGGAGCTTGCTCATCAGATTGGGGAGGAAACTATCAAGTTTTCCAAGTATCTAGGATTGGGGTGCCTTCTATAGTGGGTGGTCAGTCGATTGAAGAACTGTGTTTTAAGATGATAACACAAGGGTGTGAATATTGTGATTTCCACTCctggttgtttgattgatacgGTATGATGTGGTCAGTCCGTGCAACGATCTGATTCTTGATGAGGCAGATCAGATAATAGACATGGGCTTAATTCTCAAGTTGTTGGTGTGTTAGATGTTATGGCTTCAGGAAATTTGAAACCCTATAACAAAGAAGAGCTGGACGAAGTAATTGAGACAATATTACAAACccaaaaactaatatttttaaaaccggaccggataCCGACTCGGTAAGCTACTGGTTAAGTGGTCGGACCGGTTCAACCGGTCGAACCggattttctatttaaaaataaataaatctaaataatcatatatttatactatataGACCTAAAATGTAGTTCTACATATAATATGTCTATGTTCTCTtttattaattagataataaacaATAACCTTaagtttagttatatatatataagtgaatACTATATCaactaaaattgatttaaaaaaaatgaataaccgtttaaattacatatttatttatttttacaactaAAAGTCTGAAATTTTATGAATATAGAAAAATGAGAATAAAATATGAGAATCAAaaagagattttttaaaaaaaaattcttaaaaaagaatcaagagaaaactaattaaatagtaaaaattaaaattaattatgaaatattatattttaataaaaattgaaaatacgttaattatatgttgatttctATTGAACCGGGTTTTGAAGTTGAACCAGGTCATCGGTTTTACCGGTTTTTAGCCAGTTTCACCGGTTTTTTCTCAAATCCGGGTTTTAAACCGACCGGACTCGGCTTATTTAACGAATATAAAAACTCATTTACTATTAAATCTATAATCAAATTCAATCATAGTAATTTACAACGACTATATAacttgaaaattaaattatattaaatgatttaaatttcaaactttATATAGTAATTCATATTTCCAATATTTAGACCTCCTTTATTATCCACAAAACCTTTCAATTACTTTTGTCAAAATAGTCGAATTGTTTACTTAGATTTACAATGCCCGACATAGCAACCAAGCGATGATACAATCCAATAAAGAAGAGACTTACACGGAGTTTTTTTCCCAGCTAAGCCAGGTAcgaacttttttatataaataacacTACTATTGTATTTACCTAAATTTATGCTAACTAACTTATTCTTAACCAATTTCAGATCATTTCTTTTTTATGAACCTCAACACAACTTCTGATCTGCAAAAAACTTAATCTGTTTCTTACATTATTTATCTTACTTAGCTACTCTTTTAGCTTTTAAACAATTGCGTAACCTCGATATTCACTAATTTTCAgacattttgaaaaatacaatgCTTCCATTTCAAACAAAAACTTTGAAACTTATAATTAAACATCGACTATCAAAACACTTTTCCGCGCATCGCGCGGAGAAAAAACCTAGtataattaataaagtaatactttgacaaaaaaaaacttaataaagtaatatatatgtgatgataataaatataaatgttatGTAAGAAGTAAGAACGATGATGATTAGAAGTTCACTATGTCATGGATCATGTTAATTttgtacaatgtttttaataaatcaagaaaaatcACTCGGTCCTTTTATATCGTCTGTGATACCTTTTCGCTTTGAATTCATTCACGAATTATAAAATGAATCTGAAACACACAATGAGAAAGAGGAAGATACTCTTCCAGTATAAATCGAGTAGTCAGtggataaaaagagaaaaacaagGGGCGTTCCGAGAATtgaactcgggacctctcgcaccctaagcgagaatcataccactagaccaaacgcCCATTTTGATAATTATCATCGGTGTAGTTTTGATAACCAACGCTtaaacaagaagaaaacaatcaaaagataatttgcaactttttttggttttggtgtgTGCATTTATTCACTTTGACAAAGATAATATTCCAAGTTCAATTACAACAAGTATTCTACGCAAAATATGGTGTTTTCACTCCCATTCTCAGACACAACCAAGGCCGGTCCTGATCTGGATCCACAAAACTATGATGCAGAAAGTGTCCCGCTTCTTCATCCATCAGTTCTCTCGACCACGTAACACGTCCGGCCGAACAGCTACCAGGACCAAAGCACCTGAGGTTTTTCCATCAAAAAAACAGTATTAAATAACCAACCTAATGTTTTTTACTGCAACTTGTTACAGTATGTACCTGTACTCATAAAAGCAAGCACTTCTCTCATTCTCAGCGTTTCCCCAGTTATGCCAACCATCATTTCTGATACACCCATCCATGTAAGTGTACGCAAGCACCACCCTCCCAAACGGTCCCCATGGCCTTCCCAGATACATATACCCACTCTCACCATTCCCAGTGATCACACATCTACAACAAAGTATGTAGAAACTGAGCTCCCTTGGATGAATATTCGAATACATACcaaataaacataaacaaaaacagACCTTAGGAACACGTAACCAGTAGATTCCTGACACGATTTTCGGCTTTGTGCTGTAATAAAACCCTGAGATTTACAGTGGATATGGCAGTGCTCCAAGAGCGCCGTGCTGTTCCCAAATATGAAATCCACACTTCCTTCCACATAGCAGTCTTTCAAATATTGTTTCCCATGATGCAAATATAACGTATCCTGCACTTCACCGTTTGCAATAAAGCACACATCTAAACTTAACAAGTACATAACGTTAAAGAGACCTGAAGAACAATAACATTTTGACGTTGTCTGAATAAAGAAACGAACCTGCCAGCCAAGAAAGCGACAGTTATAAAAGGCACAACGGTCTGCAGTGACTCTAATCGCCACAGCTTGTCCTGATCCCTATGCATATATAAGAAGTAAAAGAACCATACAAAACTGATGAAACAAGTTGTAAACTTTTGTCGGAATCAGATGAAATTTGTAGTAAAAATTGATCTAATCCTATTCCACTTTtcactttataataaaataaaaagtaaattttacttcatttatttattttctgttcatcattatatttttctgaTTGGAATAGACTACAACTCTATTACAATACTTTCGAATACataattactctattttaaaagaagaaaaaaatagagtttttaCATTACAGTACGGAATttcatttagaattttaaaggtACAGAGTTCATTTACCTCAGAAGCAGAGTTCTCAAAAGTAACATTCTCTGCAATAAAGTCTTCACCTTCGACAATAACACTCCCGCACCCAAACGTTCCCGTCCCTATGACTCTCGACGCCTGACAAACAAACCAATCAGAGTGATACACGTGCTTTTGCCAAGAATAGAAAGGttttcagaaaagaaaaaaaacctgGTGATGCTCGATCTTCGAAGCGGTGTTGTTCCAAGTGATGACGGTGATCTCCGGGGAGATTCCGGCGAAAGTGATGAAGTTTTTTCTCTTGGGCACGTACACA from Brassica napus cultivar Da-Ae unplaced genomic scaffold, Da-Ae ScsIHWf_1206;HRSCAF=1726, whole genome shotgun sequence encodes the following:
- the LOC106371112 gene encoding pectinesterase 31-like, which produces METIRMVRVTQDGSGDYLSVQDAVDSVPLGNTCRTVIRLSPGIYRQPVYVPKRKNFITFAGISPEITVITWNNTASKIEHHQASRVIGTGTFGCGSVIVEGEDFIAENVTFENSASEGSGQAVAIRVTADRCAFYNCRFLGWQDTLYLHHGKQYLKDCYVEGSVDFIFGNSTALLEHCHIHCKSQGFITAQSRKSCQESTGYVFLRCVITGNGESGYMYLGRPWGPFGRVVLAYTYMDGCIRNDGWHNWGNAENERSACFYEYRCFGPGSCSAGRVTWSRELMDEEAGHFLHHSFVDPDQDRPWLCLRMGVKTPYFA